The genomic DNA atattttttttacttaagttGTTGGttgaatcaaaaatatattttttatataatttttttatatgttttatagatttaaaatattttttttatatttttaaatataagaaaaatatatttttcgtatatttttatacatgtattttttatatatttttattatatataaaatctatacgaaaatcggccaaaagatagctatttaaaatatattttttatacatatttcatatcttttttatgtatttttaatatattttttttatatgaaaaatatattttttatatattttaacacatatttttttacaaatttttttcatgggggttcttttcttttacccaaagaaattatttacaatccGGAAAAGCAATAGAATAGTAAGCGTGTAATTTTCATCAATACCACGGTCATTCACATCCGTTATTACTCAGCCATGAAATACGGATGGTATCCACGTGAACCGGATTGTCCAATGACAAAATAGACATTGTCACGCGAGGGTTAATTTTATCCCATTATCCACCCGCGGACTTGTAAAAAATCCTCTTTCCAGTCAATACTGACATCCTTACACATTTCCAACCCCAGCCCCATTAACACCCAAGAAAAACTCTGCCCTACAAACGCAACCTCTCAACCCTCAACCTCTACTTCAACCCTTTACCCTCAACCAAATCATAACCCGGCTCTGATTAGACCGATTAAGatcgtttttcaaattttacatTCAACCTTCTGGatccaaaattttaatccttttttttcactacacagaaaaaaaagttatcttgtgttaagaaaatatttttgaagacaaacgtttttgggaaccaagtcaagattttcttgagccaagagaatttttcttagttaaaaaaaattcgtcttggtcggacccgtgtaaaaaaaattcgttccaaaaagattccaaaaaagttccgcatgtggaacttctaaacatgagacagattagaacttcgaatggaacttttttggaacgttagtaattttgatggtaaaaaaaagtttttttgagcaaatttagagtcaaaaaaggacgtttttggaattttatatagacATTCCAAAACAGTTCCagaatcactacttttgaatcTTTTGTAGACTAAAGACGTTCCAGAAACACgtcaaaatagttcaaaaatcaccacttttgaattttttatagaccaaaaaaaacgtccataaaaaattcgaaGAAAGTTCCACGAACGTCCTTTTTGACTCTGAATtcgctcataaaaactttttttttaccatcaaaattactaacgttccaaaaaagttctaatctgtctcatatttagaagttccacatgcagaacttttttggaatctttttgaatCGAATTTCTTTTACACggggagaagatttctactttatctgagaaaatctaggtctccaaaaaaattttctttaatcaagaatatttaccttcagtcgagaattttttttttctgtgtaggccTCGAAATCTCTTTTACAATCAACATTTCCcttcaacttttaaaattgacttcATTTACCTAAAGATCTAAATTGGATCGGATCTAAATTTCCatagataaaattttcctcccagaaataatttaaaaaaatagttatcttACCTGTGCTGTTGGTTTGACCATAATCATCCTCGTCATCTTCATCGTACGACATATCAGTATTTTCATCATAAAAATCTTCTCCAGTAACTGCACGTTTGTTTCGtttctcattaaaaaaactaccatcatcatcatgatTATTATCAACATGAGCATGATTGCTATCACGATCCACACCTTCACCACTCAGCACAAAATCATTAGTTATCACATTGTTCGTCCCATCCCGGGAGTCATTTACCCTCAAATAATTCCTTTCACTCCTAAcgctactactactacttacACTAGGGTAacttatattattgttattgttaacGTAACTGTTGTTAATATAAATACCAGTTAAAtctttataaacaaatgaggCTGATGTTAGGTAACAAGTAGGACGAATCAGTATGACAAGACAAGTAAACCAGTAACAACAAGAACAGATAAATTTAAGAGAAATAAACGGAAGTGCGCTCATCGCCCCCGCGGCGCGAGTCTACCCCTGAAACCAGCCATCAGTCCAAAGTCTACATCTTTTACCCCCTCTATATTCCAGTCCACCCTTCCTGAGCCGTCTCTAGCTTCTCTTTTCTTTCTCTTGGTTCCTCTGCTGGCGATCTCGCGTCCCTCTGCACACGCCCTATATAAGATACTGGGCGCCGCGCGCATCTGAATACAACCAGAAAGCTTCCAACACAAGCTTCCTGCCTGCGTAAAAGCTCAAACTAACCCCTATATCATCACGCGCTTGCTCTGTTCTTCCATTCTACATCATAGTTCCAGTACTCTGGAGAAGATAaacgaaaattattattttattttgcggTAACTGGGCGCCATCTGACTGCAGTTATTCCCAACTTTATCGGCTATATATATTAggctgtataaaaaaaatcgactgtttttttttttcttaagtatatcgaaaatattgttggaaatgacgaaaaaaaaatactgtgaaaattATAGCTCTTCATATTAATGTTAAGAGgttccgcattgcacttttctattttccataagaataacatggaaaaaattttttttgggtcttcttatttttataagtagctaacgatgcgtcataagAATAGTTGGCAGGCATGTTTTTGTGGgtaattgaacgctctacaaaaaaagtttcttatcattttttgataaatctatttgttcaaaagttatttgaggttgaagtcgaattcgtataaaattttgagatttttttacttttccggcgaaactatcagagctattacaaaatatcatgggaccttttttgtagataattttatttcctacaagttattttcaataaaattttttcgaactccgcattgttttctagttattttcattttaatgccatgctaaaaaaaaaagtagtcttctgatcgattttaagagcttgacattaaaataaaaataactagaaaacaatgcggaattcgaaaaaattttataagaaataacttgtagggaataaaattgtctacaaaaaaggtcctgtgatattttgtaatagctCTGAtggtttcgccggaaaagtaaaaagatctcaaaatttaatttgaatttgacttcaaccttaaataacttttgaacaaatagatttattaaaaaatgataagaaactttttttgtagagcattcaattccctactaaaacatgcctgccaattattcctatgacgcatcgttagctacttataaaaatcagaagacgcaaaaaaaattttttctatgtcataatatatatagatatatatgtatataaatatggcAAAGCGCAAAGTAGGATAtcaatccttttttatttttctaggcCGAACACTACGGCGGTAAATTATTTCCGGATTCAAAGGCTTTGAGGATTTTCAGCGGATTCATTATTTAGGATAAACTTTGGCGACATTAATTTTAGTTATGGCTGTAAATTatcgatattattttatgtgaagAGTCATCGGACTTGAGTATTGTTCTAAGAAAGATTAGATTTAAAATCTGCAGGTATCGATTTTACGTAAATTTCATTTAGTCGTCGAGTTATTTTACAGCGGGAGCGAGTTCATTTGGGGGATCGTTAATTCAAATGATTCATTGcgttatttatgttatttattgtgttattttttaaaagcttcaTTTTATCGGAGTAATTAGAttttttgcaataaattttatttagtagcAAAGTACAGCAATGgtacggatttttttttaacgaaatttCGTTCTTAtcttgaacaataaatttttggtaatGACTTGAATCAAGACTTTgcctttaatgttttttagttaaaatgaGAAATTTAAGACCAGTTACAATTTCTCTGTCATGTAAACAAGttcgaaatttattcagcgGGTTGACGACTGtaggtaagaaataaaaattgcacataAATGAGTATAaagtcaagaaaattttaatatgtatgtgaaatttttattaattcaaaaacgCCTAGTAGTTTTTGgggtacagaaaaaaaattagtaattattttgagGTACACATCTCTGAGAGCCTTTGACACCGCGTTCTTTGACGTAACCCGGCTTACAAAGACAGTAGTTCGGTCCGGAACAAACGCCATTGGGACAACCTCCCGGGCAGCCGGGAATACATTTTGTTCTGGTGGAATCTGTTGGGTCTGGGACATAACCATCATTGCAGCTGCAAATGTTGTAGCCCATACAGACACCGTTGACACAGGGACGATCGCAGTCTTGGGAATTCCCGGTTTGTTGACTTCCCGGTCGATAACTACCTCCTTGATTTCCCTGTTGGTAACCGCCCTGTTGGTAACCGCCCTGTTGGTAACCACCCTGTTGGTAACCACCCTGTTGGTAACCGCCCTGTTGGTAACCGCCCTGTTGGTAACCGCCCTGTTGATAACCACCCTGTTGATAACCGCCCTGTTGATAACCACCCGATTGAGAATTAACTGCAACACATCGATTACTAGCATAATCTAATCGATAACCATCAAAGCAATCACATCTATCTGGTGCGACACAATGTCCGTTAATTGGACAGGGAGTTCGGCACTCGGGAATACATGACTCTGATGCTGGATCTTTTCTGTATCCTGGTCTGCAATTACAAACTCCTGGAGCTACGCACAGTCCGTATTGGCAACTTGAGCCACAATCTGGTACACACGTTTCACGGTCCCTTGGTGGGTTGACGTatctaaaataataagttttgataactttttttactcaaattaaaaaattatttttacttctcTAATAAAAGAAAGAATTTGGGCAGCTTACCCCACGTTACAAGTACAGACGCCTGGAGCCGAACAAACACCATTCTGGCATCCACCCTCACAAATGGCGTCACATCTTTCACGTGTCGCGTTCAAAGTATATCCGGGACGGCATTGACACACACGAGCAGAAATACAATCCCCGTTGACACATCCCCCCGGGCAAGTGGGTCTGCAAATACCTTGGGAGGATTTCTCCCATCCAAGTTCGCACTCACAGACTTCCGGTGCGAAGCAATAAGCGTTTTGGCCGCATGGGCGTCGGCAAATTGGCTTACAAACACCTTCTACTGGGTACCAGCCAGAATCACATGTACACGTTCCAGCGACACATCTACCCCCGAAACAACCAGTGCGGCAATCATTTGATACGGATTCACACCGATTGCTTATTGAGCTTCGCTGATAGCCGTCGCAGCAATCCAATATTGTTACCCAACCATTGTCGTAAGTGTTATTCCAGGgctggaaattatttttcaaatttattattaataaacttatTATTAAGGATATCTGAATAGTTCTAATCGATTTTATTGAAGGTTTtaatagaataattatttggaactgtaattcattgaaaaaaaaataatgggtAGCTGCTACTAATTTTTTCTGGTAGCTGCTACCAATAAAATCGGTAGCTACTCGCGGTTTTTCGGTATTGGCTACCGACTAtatcggtagctgctactgATTCTTTTTGGTAGCTGCTCCCAATAAAATCGGTAGCTACTCTCGGTTTTTCGATATTGGCTAACGACTATATCGGTAGCTGCTGCTGATTATTATTGGTAGCTACTCTTGGTTTTTCAGTATTTGCTAACAACTATATCGGTAGCTGCTGCTGATTATTATTGGTAGCTACTCTTGGTTTTTCAGTATTTGCTAACAACTATATCGGTAGCTGCTGCTGATTATTTTTAGTAGCTGCTCCTAAGAAAATCGGTAGCTACTCTCGGTTTTTCAGTATTGGCTAACGACTATATCGGTAGCTGTTGCTGATTATTTTTGGTAGCTGCTCCCAATAAAATCGGTAGCTACTCGCGGTTTTTCAGTATTGGCTAACGACTATATCAGTAGCTGCTGCTGATTATTTTTGGTAGCTGCtcctaattatttttttcctagtTCTTACAGAATTTTATCAAATGTTTCcagttttcaattcaaaacgCCGAGTTATTATATGAAACTATAAATTCCTTGTTTTTTTTGTCGCGTGTTcttgatttttcaattactagtaaattattaaaattgtcaacTGAAATTCGAATGATCAATTAAAATTCcgactattaaatttttatcacatgtaataaatttaaaaaattattttttaataattaaccaATAATTCAAAGTTTCCGAATGATTCGAAAACTGACATTTGCACACCCCTAgtaatcatatatttaattcatatatttactgGTCTTATTCCTTGATTATTTCCTGCCCTGTTGTATGTAGCCAAAGCTTCGTGGTACctgcaataatatattttttcaaaaacagtAACATCGTTCTCTTCCTCACTTCATTCtatcgattaaatatttttttttaacatatgaGTGATGTACTCATGAGTACTTTTTTGATGCTTAAATCAATACTTGTTTGTTACATTATTAACAGGCTTTCCATGCAATTTAAAAAGGTTGAGGTCATTTGGACTCAGCAAATTATTATCtcgattatttaataatgCTCAGCCCAAGTATCGAAAAAAGCTGACgttcttctaaaaaattattcattaagtAGTTTCCaatagtgaaaaataaaatgaaagaagTTATTGTACTTTATAATTAAGGGTATGTGcgctttttattaaataataaaaggtcttatttattaaaataaatacccaTCAGAAAGAGCTGATTCGATTCTATTGAAAATTGTGCACTTGTTTGATATAAAGAACTAGGGGAGGACTGGATACAATGGGTCGCGCAAGAAATAggctttgtaaaatttaatatgctgagtcttttatattttacccgtatttagaaaatatgaaagacatttttcattccaatttaaatataaattttttttttttcattgtaaaaaattaatttacgtaATTTAGGActgaaaattgaatataaagtTTAGtgaagatttttgaaaaaaatttctggatacagtgaaaaaaagatttatttgagctgactaagatttatttgagccaaagatatcgAAATGTGATTTATTTGGGGTAAAGAAATGATCGGATTGCTGCAAATAGAGGATAGTTGGGCCATGTGCTGAAGTAccctaattaaaaatactcattgaaaagtattgaaatttatttaaatttttttcaatccatacggagattttgaaaaatattaaatccctagcagatccgaattaccgtaattaccgtaatttccGGTATCCGACAGAATTAccgtaacttacggtaaaatgcggtaatctaccgtaaattgcggtaaaatCCCACAAATTACGATTCAATGCCGTATTTTGCcttaaattacggcaattctACTGcatgccgtaaattacggtaatttaccgttaTTTGGATTTGCTAGGgatgaaattgaaatttcgatcatttgaatactttctaattcttataatggaattcaaaagtattgaatcTTTCgtgatataaaatattgaactattttagtattgacaaggattcagaaaaattaaagattctaaatttatttaaatttttgtcaattCTATACGTTACCTAAAATATGAAACTATTTTGCTATcgaaaaagattcaaaaatgtGAATtcatatgagtgtgaatgtagtagacatcagacaaatttaaaattataaataaacagagtaaataatttaaaaaatgcacttattaatttttaaattttttaaatgcgtattttttttaaatttaattttttaaattatttactcggtttatttataattttaaatttgtctgacgtctgctacattcgcAGTCatgaattcattttaatttatttcaatttaagtCATAACTCgaaatatggaactattttagtattgagaaagattcagaaaaattgaaaattctcaatttcttaaaattctttttaatcctatACTCGATCCAaaatatggaactattttggtattgagacacaaattaaatatctttacctcaaatatattatttacttaccacaaataaattatatattccagtcaaattataaaattattcgaatcaactgtcatattttattataccaaatatatttattagactgggccaaaaaaattgactattttttttttcatagctatatcgaaaatattattgagaatgacaaaaaaaaatttcatgaaagtttgagcccttaatattttttgctaaattcactccttcgaaagttattcacgttattgaaatcgttttgactcaaattcaaccttgaataactttcgaaggagtgaatttagcaaaaaatgtcaagaggtcttttttgtagagcattaaatttccttcaaaagtCTATCATTATCTTTTTTGGATATTTcttgattcgtcagttacaaaattcaaaagtaaaaatgttaaattgaagaaataaatcaatttagtaagcttaattaatcggaaacggcttgtctgacaaaaattttcaatcagaccttttctGTAGGGTAttcaattttacataagaataagtgaaaatgaattttttttttccaatgttttagcagttctgacgtaaaacatcgaattatgaattaaaattaaaaatagcgatgatagacctcttaaaattaatattaagggctcaaactttcatgaaattttttttttgtcattctgaataatattctcgatatagctaagaaaaaaaaaaagtcaatttcTTTAGCCCAGTCTAATCTTTATCTGtcattattcattaataaataggggagggtggggcagagcggcccccctaagccaattattattttttgtggctttcaaccataagatcactttacttttgtcctatttcgaacaaatttatggacattttgccaaaattctgaaaaaaaaaatttttttttgtggggcagagcggcccccctccaaaaagtgataaaaaaaatttttttttcgtttttttttttttaaattgttttcatcattaagaatgtatttctttccttgacaactatttttggttttatattactcgaaaaaaattttttaaagcgtaaaaaatcgttcactctcgattaccttaattactaattgttatttaataaaaaaaaaaatcaattctatagttttactttatttcaaaaatttatcaactaaaaaaaaaatttaatttttataaatttttaatgaccaaatttgcctcttacatagagaaacggccgaaaaatatgaaaaaataattttttcggaagtttcggctggtccattttgccccaggtgttatgcgtagggctagaaatgtggaattatactaatttttttttaatttgacgataaaaatatgaaaaaatcactttttcaaaattttgggcttgtccgttttgccccaaatgtcatgcgtaggggtaaaaatgcgcaaacatatcggatttatagtaaatagtcgaaaaaaaaaaaattttttttttgatcaaaatttcaggggggccgctctgccccaccctcccctattcaaaaaaagccacaaataaattgattcaattgggacaaatatttatttttttgtgtactcggaaaaaaaattttgaactcttctaattaaaaaaattttttttcgtaccgCGTTCTGCCTGACttttaattaccaaaaaaaattctcctttAATTAAAACgctcaagtaataaaataataaaaacatatttaaaCTCTGTACTTACGGAACTCTTTTATAACAAGTACCAACTTCTGTGTTATTATACGAACTCTGTGGATATTGTTGATAATAACCACCTTTAACACCTTGCTGAGCTCGGGACAAATAAATTCCcgcgattaaaaaaatcaacacgCTCTTTAACGAGTGGGCAAACATGTTGACTCGATTGAATCTGTAAAATTActggtaaataaaataatattttgatttttatattattaatcacATAAACCAGACCTCAGTGTGTCACGATAAGTCTAATAAGGTCATCagattatcatttttttatttatttatttattaaattgtacGCAATACTTAGaaatatattatgaaatatgtctattttataaattcattgataataaatttgatacttgatctatttatcaataaatattttcatttcttaataatatttttgttttcgtagaaaaattattacattaaatgtttttttttacataaatatgatcaattattattattactctgatataaatttattcaaatgaaTCAGATTTTAATGAAAACGTCGTTGTCTGAAGTGGAATTTCATCATAGAGATGCTCGGCTTCGTTATTTGACTCTACTGTTAATTGACGCAATGAATTAGCCGGTGGTCGATCGTAATGCGCTTCTAATAATTCTGTAAGCAgataacgataaaaataaatggaggatttaaaaaaatatttacaataaatggATTGCATGATCGTGTGTAACGAGATTATGTTACGCGAGAAATTGTTTCGTGTCAAGTAAACAATTTCCGTTCTCGTGACACGATAAGTGGAAAACGATAGACTTTTAAGAAATGGCTGAGTTCCAACACTttgagatttattttattcgtttttttttttaagtcattCAAGAACGCTTGGCACTTTCTTAGTTTTAAACTTTCCAATACGATAACATCacaatcattattttatgttttattctacattttctaaactttttttttatcctaaaaatagacaattaaaaatttttgaatttttttttcaacagatcaattacgaaaaaaaaaaaaaaataaaaatatgcacatgcagaaaatttaaaaaactacgagtacaatttttttaaatattttttttttatattttatcgttttgaaaataatcaaaaaattattagacgtcggctattttcagtatcatttttttcatatatttttctagTTCATTTGCTAATAGTTACcagtatcaataattatttatatttattattaataataatacactgtaaaaaattagcagagtgaatccggagtgaaattcactccggagaggagttttggaaattttattaataaaaaataacttgattgaATAAAATCGTAGTAAAAACTCGCAGATAATAATACTGATACAGATAATACGCACacgaacacacacacacactgttTAACTGTAGTAATCAAGTCTTGCCccgagtgaattgggagtgaaataaaatcctgtatacaaaaaattcgttccaaaaatattccaaaaaagttccgcatgtggaacttctaaataTGAGACAGattggaacttttttgaaacgttaataattttcatggtaaaagaaagtttttatgagcaaatttagagtcaaaaaaagacgtttttggaacttttttggaattttgtatAGACAtgccaaaaaagttccagaatcaATACTTTTGACTTTCTTCTAAACTAAGAAAGACTTTccaaaacattccaaaatcactacttttgcatcttttgtagACTAAAGACGTTCCAGAAACatgccaaaatagttcaaaaatcacaacttttgaattttttatagaacaaaaaaaaacatccataaaaaattccaaaaaagttctcagAACGTCTTTTTTTGACTAAATTTgctcaaaaaaactttttttttaccatcaaaattactaacgttccaaaaaagttctatcGAAGTTCTAATGTCTCATTTtcagaagttccacatgcggaacttttttggaatctttttggaacaaattttttttacccgggatCTGCATCACTCCAAAACCactccattaaaaaaaaaaaacttccaattcactccgcatgcagagtaatttttttttagacttaCTGAACTCCGAGCGGCGCaagaattcggatttaaataaaatccaaattcactccgaatttacttccgatttttcagtgtaataataatttataaaaaaaattgcatttcattaaaatgataaataaaatataattacctCGTAAATTActgaataaatgaatatttggATATTGATTTGAATACGTCGATTCACGTGTTATAGGAGTTGGTCTT from Microplitis mediator isolate UGA2020A chromosome 7, iyMicMedi2.1, whole genome shotgun sequence includes the following:
- the LOC130671379 gene encoding epidermal growth factor-like protein — translated: MFAHSLKSVLIFLIAGIYLSRAQQGVKGGYYQQYPQSSYNNTEVGTCYKRVPYHEALATYNRAGNNQGIRPPWNNTYDNGWVTILDCCDGYQRSSISNRCESVSNDCRTGCFGGRCVAGTCTCDSGWYPVEGVCKPICRRPCGQNAYCFAPEVCECELGWEKSSQGICRPTCPGGCVNGDCISARVCQCRPGYTLNATRERCDAICEGGCQNGVCSAPGVCTCNVGYVNPPRDRETCVPDCGSSCQYGLCVAPGVCNCRPGYRKDPASESCIPECRTPCPINGHCVAPDRCDCFDGYRLDYASNRCVAVNSQSGGYQQGGYQQGGYQQGGYQQGGYQQGGYQQGGYQQGGYQQGGYQQGGYQQGNQGGSYRPGSQQTGNSQDCDRPCVNGVCMGYNICSCNDGYVPDPTDSTRTKCIPGCPGGCPNGVCSGPNYCLCKPGYVKERGVKGSQRCVPQNNY